A section of the Pedobacter sp. HDW13 genome encodes:
- a CDS encoding SusD/RagB family nutrient-binding outer membrane lipoprotein, giving the protein MKSIYRILFLFIAMAAATGCKKTFEENFNNPNQAEHVPPNLLINGILYNMYEAPFSGSERWNQYTAANYFYYATNNYDWTGASLDYTTLKNVVKMEEEANRLGGEVAKPYLALAKFFKAYFFIKMSLKVGDLPMTDALKGFANLTPKYDTQKDIFKQSISWLDQANTDLTALIAAGNKELKGDIYLKNDLLAWQKVVNTFRLRTLIQLSSRADDADLQVKQQFATILGNAVKYPVMESMADNLQFVYNESFNKYPNNKDNFGNDALRYNMAGTYLNTLSQLKDPRAYMVAEPARGIAEANGYALTDYRNFVGASTGEDQGVMLDKVQKGLYSLIGRYRYYSGYTAENTFIISYPELCFIKAEGINRGWATGDAESWYKKGIQASIAFYGVHDGSNTVTFLKKDGKLGEFETYAVNFTFETDYYAQTAVKYDGNTVKGLTQILTQKYLAYFRNSGFEAYYQYRRTGVPEFQVGPGIGNSQRIPKRFQYPNIERTTNGENLNQALSRQYNGVDDINLAPWIVK; this is encoded by the coding sequence ATGAAATCAATATATCGCATACTGTTTCTTTTCATCGCAATGGCAGCAGCCACAGGATGTAAAAAAACATTCGAAGAAAATTTTAATAACCCCAATCAGGCCGAGCATGTTCCGCCAAACTTATTAATTAACGGCATTTTGTACAATATGTACGAAGCCCCGTTTTCGGGCTCCGAGCGCTGGAACCAATATACCGCGGCAAATTATTTCTATTATGCCACCAACAATTACGACTGGACAGGTGCATCGTTGGATTATACTACTTTAAAAAACGTAGTTAAAATGGAAGAAGAAGCCAATCGATTAGGTGGCGAGGTAGCCAAACCTTACCTGGCGCTGGCCAAATTCTTTAAAGCTTATTTCTTTATTAAGATGAGCTTAAAGGTAGGCGATTTACCAATGACCGATGCTTTAAAAGGTTTCGCTAACCTTACCCCGAAATACGATACACAAAAGGATATCTTTAAACAATCGATCAGTTGGTTAGATCAGGCCAATACCGATTTAACTGCATTGATTGCTGCCGGAAACAAAGAGCTAAAAGGCGATATTTATCTCAAAAACGATTTGCTGGCCTGGCAGAAAGTGGTAAATACCTTTAGGTTAAGAACGTTGATTCAGTTGAGCAGCCGGGCTGATGATGCTGATTTGCAGGTAAAACAACAGTTTGCCACAATTCTGGGTAATGCTGTCAAATATCCGGTAATGGAGAGCATGGCCGATAACCTGCAATTTGTATACAACGAGAGTTTTAACAAGTACCCGAACAACAAAGATAACTTTGGTAACGATGCCCTACGTTATAACATGGCAGGTACTTATTTAAATACGCTTTCGCAATTGAAAGACCCGCGGGCTTACATGGTGGCAGAGCCTGCCAGGGGTATTGCCGAAGCCAATGGTTATGCGCTTACCGATTACCGCAATTTTGTTGGCGCCAGTACCGGCGAAGACCAGGGGGTGATGCTGGATAAGGTGCAGAAAGGTTTGTATTCATTAATTGGCCGTTACCGTTATTACAGTGGTTATACCGCCGAAAATACTTTCATTATTTCGTATCCTGAGTTATGTTTTATCAAAGCCGAAGGCATAAACCGCGGCTGGGCTACCGGCGATGCGGAAAGCTGGTATAAAAAAGGAATCCAGGCATCTATTGCTTTTTATGGTGTACACGATGGCAGCAATACGGTAACCTTTTTGAAAAAAGATGGTAAACTGGGTGAATTTGAAACCTATGCTGTTAACTTCACTTTTGAAACTGATTATTATGCTCAAACAGCTGTTAAATATGATGGCAATACGGTTAAAGGTTTAACGCAAATCCTTACGCAGAAATACCTTGCTTATTTCCGTAATTCTGGTTTCGAAGCTTACTATCAATACCGCCGAACAGGAGTGCCCGAATTTCAGGTGGGGCCAGGTATTGGTAATAGCCAGCGGATACCGAAACGTTTTCAATACCCCAACATTGAGCGTACCACCAATGGCGAAAACTTAAACCAGGCTTTGAGCCGCCAATATAATGGCGTTGATGATATTAATTTAGCTCCATGGATTGTAAAGTAA
- a CDS encoding sensor histidine kinase, with translation MEEIYSAIIIISMIILVLSGGIIFAIINYKDKQSRFLLEKRAMEEEFSGQLLQSRIEVQEITFAAMSKELHDNIGQLLSSAKMHIGLAERAFPQTIPLLNAANETITDAISELRSLARSLDREWLERFDLLTNLKAECQRLGSSGAFEITFIHPSRILMAPDRQIILFRIIQEAIQNAIRHAKPKYLFIHILTADDQDALNIKISDDGPGFTELEEAGLGMSNMRQRSLLLKGKIEWINTGQGTQVNIELPLNDIPHES, from the coding sequence ATGGAAGAAATCTATTCAGCCATTATCATAATATCAATGATTATTCTGGTGCTTTCTGGAGGTATTATTTTCGCAATCATCAATTATAAGGATAAACAGTCAAGGTTTTTGCTTGAAAAACGGGCTATGGAAGAGGAGTTTTCCGGTCAGCTGCTACAGTCAAGGATAGAAGTCCAGGAAATTACTTTTGCCGCAATGTCAAAGGAACTGCATGATAATATCGGGCAGTTGTTGAGCAGTGCAAAAATGCATATTGGTTTGGCAGAAAGGGCATTCCCCCAAACCATCCCATTATTAAATGCCGCGAATGAAACAATTACAGATGCTATATCCGAACTTCGGTCACTTGCCAGATCTTTGGACAGGGAATGGCTTGAACGCTTTGATCTTTTGACAAACCTAAAGGCCGAATGCCAGCGGCTTGGATCAAGCGGAGCATTTGAAATCACTTTTATTCACCCTTCGAGAATATTAATGGCCCCTGATCGGCAGATCATACTCTTCAGGATCATACAGGAAGCCATACAAAATGCCATCCGCCATGCTAAACCAAAATACTTGTTCATCCATATCCTCACCGCTGATGACCAAGATGCTCTTAACATCAAAATCAGTGATGATGGCCCGGGTTTCACTGAACTGGAAGAAGCAGGATTGGGAATGAGTAACATGCGGCAAAGGAGCCTTTTGCTTAAAGGAAAAATAGAATGGATTAATACCGGACAAGGAACCCAGGTTAATATAGAATTACCACTAAATGACATTCCACATGAAAGTTAA
- a CDS encoding response regulator transcription factor, which yields MKVNIGLVDDHLIFLESLAFMLESFKDYNICVKATNGEDLQRKMKGLDNSPDMMLIDVNMPVMDGIATAKWMRENHPVTKLVALSMNNTDQAIIEMLRAGCCSYLLKDTHPNVFETALAAINKSGEFSGDISHHKLKALISYKEEKKEVFSEREIVFLELACSDMTYKEIAAKMFLSERTIDGYREKLFEKLQVQSRVGMALEAIRRNIVQLKKT from the coding sequence ATGAAAGTTAATATAGGATTGGTCGACGACCATTTGATTTTTTTGGAATCGCTGGCGTTTATGCTGGAGAGTTTCAAGGACTACAATATCTGCGTTAAGGCCACAAATGGAGAGGACTTGCAGCGAAAAATGAAGGGTCTTGATAATTCGCCCGACATGATGCTCATCGATGTAAATATGCCGGTAATGGACGGTATTGCGACAGCGAAGTGGATGAGGGAAAATCATCCTGTAACGAAGCTTGTGGCACTCTCGATGAACAATACTGACCAGGCAATAATTGAAATGCTCCGTGCCGGGTGCTGTTCCTATCTGCTGAAAGACACCCATCCAAATGTTTTTGAAACTGCTTTAGCTGCAATAAATAAGAGCGGTGAATTTAGCGGTGACATCAGTCATCACAAACTAAAGGCCTTGATCAGTTATAAGGAAGAGAAAAAAGAGGTATTTAGCGAAAGGGAGATTGTTTTTTTAGAACTGGCCTGCAGTGATATGACTTATAAGGAAATTGCTGCTAAAATGTTCCTCAGTGAGCGTACCATTGATGGTTATCGCGAAAAACTATTTGAAAAGCTCCAGGTCCAAAGCCGTGTTGGGATGGCGCTAGAAGCCATCAGGCGAAATATCGTTCAGCTGAAAAAGACCTAA
- a CDS encoding GIY-YIG nuclease family protein codes for MEEKLNITHENLISNEDFIEFLDKRMLGNIGEGPWKSLTICHGEECFEHYGVTTYQQIRRKFESVKNLAGVYAYFIKNQKTECIYIGVSKNLSERIYQHLLESCNAWGHPRYKEAFKNYRGEVDFYYLPLGDQSKDGDYLRSIVEKILQVKYKPILHSIKL; via the coding sequence ATGGAAGAAAAACTCAATATCACTCATGAGAACCTCATCAGTAACGAAGATTTTATAGAGTTTTTAGATAAAAGAATGCTTGGCAACATTGGAGAAGGCCCATGGAAATCGCTAACTATCTGCCATGGAGAAGAATGTTTTGAACATTATGGAGTTACTACATACCAACAGATCAGAAGGAAATTTGAGTCTGTAAAAAACCTTGCGGGTGTATATGCTTATTTTATTAAAAATCAAAAAACGGAATGTATATATATTGGGGTGAGCAAAAATTTAAGCGAAAGAATATATCAGCATTTATTAGAGTCCTGTAATGCCTGGGGGCACCCCAGATATAAAGAAGCTTTTAAAAACTACCGTGGCGAGGTTGATTTCTATTATTTACCACTTGGTGACCAATCCAAAGATGGCGACTATCTCAGAAGTATAGTTGAAAAAATTTTGCAGGTGAAATATAAGCCTATATTGCATTCAATAAAATTATAG
- a CDS encoding outer membrane beta-barrel protein → MNFELMTISALKFLKVFLLILLFLDIKAFAQSKVFKGKVETGKSIALADAYIKIFSPTNSTNPTVTRTSDKNGLFTIDNLGPADYFLIEISHTSTFTYKGRFSFKNTTDSLYVFLLQEKINILNGVDVVGRRPLISRKNDKLIVNVEGNDALQGKNFNQILQYAPGIQVMNNEIFINGVSGVRIYLDGQPLKMTGNALKNYLANINAGELKNIEILGTPSSEFSAEGLGGIININIKKTTVDGITGYLGGQQSFGLGRYPSTSPYANINLKKDKIQLSAKYSYQVRKEYFTDEQFRTLISGTSFSSETERITRGNQTNLNLGLAYDVDARQNISINYNGNYATEKESSLSEALIKNTGPTNTVRSAGQFNNISKVGYHNFGINYRLYTDSLKSRLSVNGDFTTNSKKESSEIESSFRDDLNNLLSDTLYNFIFPSHSRIYTGDIKYLKVFKGGHELNFGGRISKSYINTDNSIELFTGNGFFTDPKSSFNYLYDEMITAGFIEGSGKFLNLNYRLGLRGEATDILTSLHSLGNQMDNQRKYFNIFPSIYFGRDLDQKKYYNLSLTYNRRIARPSYSTLNPYIFYVDNNTISTGNPNLRPSFADNLQLTFTLKNRYNLSLLYSNLSCQIQRIVSVDQSDILYQTWENVGNTRLYNVNLSAPFDITKFWTTNNSLLLQFKQVTGDQYQIQKGTFVFQNSNDFEINKTLSLSLSTYYTPRSIYANTITKGYGDISAGISKKTLKNKLAINVNLEDIFFSSNPHITSYYNNQAITRNPKFQTRKLYFSLRYNFRSGKAFKKSTYEKSSADESGRL, encoded by the coding sequence ATGAACTTTGAACTAATGACTATATCCGCCTTAAAATTTTTAAAAGTCTTTTTACTTATCCTGCTATTCCTCGATATCAAAGCATTTGCCCAAAGCAAAGTTTTCAAGGGGAAAGTTGAAACCGGAAAATCCATAGCATTAGCCGATGCCTACATAAAGATATTCTCTCCAACAAACTCGACAAATCCTACAGTTACCAGGACGTCGGACAAAAACGGACTTTTTACCATAGATAATCTAGGTCCGGCCGACTATTTCCTAATTGAAATCTCCCATACCTCAACATTTACCTACAAGGGCAGGTTCTCTTTCAAAAATACAACAGACAGCCTATACGTATTCTTGCTTCAAGAAAAGATAAATATCCTGAATGGTGTTGATGTAGTGGGTCGGCGTCCACTTATCTCCAGAAAAAATGATAAACTGATCGTCAATGTAGAGGGCAATGACGCCCTGCAAGGGAAGAACTTTAACCAGATCTTACAGTATGCACCAGGGATCCAGGTTATGAACAATGAAATATTCATCAATGGTGTTTCCGGTGTAAGAATTTATCTCGACGGGCAACCATTGAAAATGACGGGCAATGCCTTGAAAAACTATCTGGCAAATATAAATGCCGGAGAGCTTAAAAACATTGAGATTCTTGGCACCCCCTCTTCTGAATTTTCGGCCGAAGGCTTGGGAGGAATTATCAATATCAATATAAAAAAAACAACAGTTGATGGCATAACAGGTTACCTTGGAGGTCAGCAATCATTTGGATTGGGCCGGTACCCCTCTACCAGTCCATATGCGAATATTAACCTAAAGAAAGACAAAATCCAGTTGAGTGCTAAATATAGCTACCAGGTAAGAAAAGAGTATTTCACAGATGAACAGTTCAGGACACTCATTTCAGGCACCTCCTTCTCTTCTGAAACGGAGCGGATAACAAGGGGGAACCAAACCAACCTTAATTTAGGGCTTGCATATGATGTAGATGCCAGGCAAAACATTAGTATTAATTACAATGGCAACTATGCAACTGAAAAAGAATCGAGTCTGAGCGAGGCGCTGATAAAAAATACAGGACCTACAAATACAGTAAGATCTGCTGGCCAGTTCAACAATATATCGAAGGTCGGATACCACAACTTCGGTATCAACTACCGTTTATATACCGACTCATTAAAGTCGAGGCTGAGTGTAAATGGCGATTTCACAACAAACAGCAAAAAAGAGTCCAGTGAAATCGAAAGCTCTTTCAGAGACGACCTCAACAACCTTTTATCTGATACACTCTACAATTTTATCTTTCCGAGCCATTCCAGAATTTACACCGGTGATATTAAGTACCTGAAAGTATTTAAAGGCGGGCATGAACTGAATTTTGGTGGCCGCATATCAAAATCATATATAAATACCGACAATTCTATTGAGCTTTTTACAGGCAATGGATTTTTCACAGATCCGAAATCCAGTTTCAATTATCTGTACGACGAAATGATCACGGCAGGATTTATTGAAGGAAGTGGAAAGTTTCTAAACCTAAATTACAGACTTGGCTTAAGAGGCGAGGCAACAGACATTCTCACTTCACTTCACTCGTTAGGAAACCAAATGGACAATCAACGAAAATACTTCAACATCTTTCCCTCCATTTATTTTGGCAGGGATTTAGACCAAAAAAAATACTATAATCTCTCACTCACTTACAACAGGAGAATTGCCAGGCCCTCTTACTCAACTTTGAATCCTTACATATTTTATGTAGACAACAATACCATCTCGACAGGAAATCCCAATTTAAGACCATCATTTGCGGACAATCTACAACTGACGTTTACATTAAAGAACAGATATAATTTAAGTCTACTATATTCTAATCTAAGTTGCCAGATTCAAAGGATTGTATCTGTAGATCAATCAGATATCCTCTACCAGACATGGGAAAATGTGGGCAATACAAGGCTTTACAATGTAAACCTCTCAGCGCCATTCGACATCACAAAATTCTGGACAACAAACAACTCCCTACTGTTACAATTTAAACAGGTAACCGGGGATCAGTATCAGATCCAAAAAGGTACATTCGTTTTCCAGAACAGCAATGATTTTGAAATCAATAAAACACTATCGCTGTCCCTGAGCACATACTATACTCCCCGCAGCATCTATGCTAATACCATCACAAAAGGTTATGGAGATATTTCAGCAGGAATTTCAAAAAAGACGCTAAAGAATAAGTTGGCGATCAATGTCAACCTTGAAGACATATTCTTTAGCAGCAACCCACACATCACCAGTTATTACAACAATCAGGCAATTACCAGGAATCCAAAATTTCAGACGAGAAAACTATATTTTTCTTTGAGATACAATTTTAGATCTGGAAAAGCCTTCAAAAAAAGCACTTATGAGAAAAGCAGTGCTGATGAAAGCGGGAGATTGTAG